One genomic segment of Ipomoea triloba cultivar NCNSP0323 chromosome 9, ASM357664v1 includes these proteins:
- the LOC116029793 gene encoding uncharacterized protein LOC116029793 — MLPFAAPSIAQVHHVVLRDHQEVVVKMSQRKRNRGKGKIVTGSHSQADISQPPLLHALIDDPEEGSTPVMETPRNEVHRMLEDTDSKRTPSSSRPTEHTTEGPSEHTSYVASESIDEATLGGGGEGMTTESPPSTIPADRFTTFIRTVGGTAFEPHTTYRHIILCIQRMFTEPIRSFKYAPQHLKDVWFNEFKKKHRWDPSEEDTVRRIFQKKGAKLLSDHLREAREGFTKNRAKPDWISDDVMAGLVRIWGSDEFKKLSEKTRGTKIQTAMD; from the exons TGCTCAAGTACACCATGTTGTATTGAGAGATCATCAAGAAGTGGTTGTCAAG ATGTCACAACGTAAAAGAAATAGAGGTAAAGGTAAAATAGTTACGGGTAGTCATTCACAAGCTGACATCTCACAACCGCCATTGTTGCATGCATTAATTGATGATCCAGAAGAAGGAAGTACACCTGTAATGGAAACACCACGTAATGAAGTCCATAGAATGTTGGAGGACACCGACTCTAAGCGTACTCCCTCAAGCTCAAGGCCCACAGAGCATACTACCGAAGGACCTAGCGAACATACTTCTTATGTAGCTTCCGAGAGTATTGATGAAGCTACTTTAGGTGGAGGAGGGGAGGGTATGACAACAGAATCACCACCAAGCACGATTCCAGCAGACCGATTTACCACTTTTATTCGCACAGTTGGCGGAACAGC ATTTGAGCCTCATACAACATACCGCCATATCATACTTTGTATACAACGAATGTTCACAGAGCCAATAAGATCATTCAAGTATGCTCCTCAACATTTGAAAGATGTGTGGTTTAATGAGTTTAAG AAAAAACATCGTTGGGATCCATCGGAGGAGGATACTGTTCGCcgcatttttcagaaaaaaggTGCAAAGCTGCTTTCAGACCATCTTCGAGAAGCTCGCGAGGGCTTTACAAAAAATAGAGCGAAACCAGACTGGATTTCGGATGACGTGATGGCTGGATTAGTTCGCATTTGGGGGAGTGATGAGTTCAAAAAGCTCTCTGAAAAAACAAGAGGAACAAAAATTCAGACTGCGATGGACTAG
- the LOC116029794 gene encoding uncharacterized protein LOC116029794, giving the protein MTEHRRRLKEKLGEDPSHAALYEHTHKRKNGNGAYICRKAQKVVDVANDLRQSQPDASNAQLWLEAIGGVKRGGYVYGFGSDTQHYFPEASRGSNSKSAESSSNAALLAEIQQMREENKMFREENKMFQEEVVKMGAILTQLSPNSQWLASLNINNSTSTNDETQAPNDED; this is encoded by the exons ATGACAGAGCATCGTAGAAGATTG AAAGAAAAGTTGGGAGAAGATCCAAGTCATGCAGCTTTGTATGAACACACTCACAAGCGCAAAAATGGAAATGGAGCATATATTTGTAGAAAAGCACAGAAAGTTGTT GATGTAGCGAATGACTTGCGACAAAGTCAACCTGATGCATCAAATGCACAGTTGTGGTTGGAGGCCATCGGTGGTGTTAAGAGAGGAGGCTATGTATATGGGTTTGGCTCAGATACCCAGCATTATTTCCCGGAGGCTTCAAGGGGATCAAATTCTAAATCAGCAGAGTCATCTTCCAATGCAGCTTTGTTAGCAGAAATTCAACAAATGCGGGAAGAGAACAAGATGTTTAGGGAAGAGAACAAGATGTTCCAAGAGGAGGTTGTTAAGATGGGTGCTATATTGACACAGCTCAGTCCAAATTCTCAATGGTTAGCTTCTTTGAATATAAATAACTCTACTTCGACAAATGATGAAACACAAGCACCTAATGATGAAGATTAA